TCTTTATCATGTCGGGGAAGAACTGAAGGAAGAATGTGAGCAGAAGCAGGCGTATGTGCATGCCGTCGACATCGGCATCGGTGGCAATTATGACGTTGTTGTAGCGCAGTCCGTCTATGCCTTCTTCAATGTTGAGTGCGGCCTGAAGCAGATTGAACTCGTCGTTTTCGTACAGGATCTTGGCCGGAACTCCATAGGAGTTCTTTGGCTTGCCTCGGAGAGAGAACACAGCCTGGGTCTCCACATTGCGTATCTTGGTGATGGAGCCGGCAGCCGAGTCGCCCTCGGTGATGAAGATTGACGATGCGCGTTTCTTCTCCTCGTCCCCCTTCGGATCGTTGAAGTGTATGCGGCAGTCAAGGAGCTTTTTGTTGTGCAGGTTGACTTTCTTGGCTTTTTCGCGGGCAAGTTTTGTCACACCTGCCATAGCCTTGCGCTCACGTTCGCTTTCCTGTACTTTTTTCAGTATGATATCTGCGACATCGGTGTTTCGGTGCAGGTAGTTGTCAAGTTCGGTCTTAATGAAGTCGCCCACGAATTTAGCTACCGTAGGACCTTCCGGGCCTACATCACGGCTGCCGAGCTTGGTCTTGGTCTGGGACTCGAACACAGGCTCCTCCACCTTGATGGAGATTGCAGCGATCATGCCGTTCCGGATGTCGGAATAGTCGAAATCGCGCTTGAAATACTCTTTCATGGTTCTTGACGCAGCCTCTTTGAACGCAGTGAGGTGTGTGCCACCCTGAGTGGTGTGCTGACCGTTGACAAATGAGTAGTATTCCTCACCTCGCTGATTGGCATGGGTCACGGTGATCTCGATGTCATCCCCTTTGAGATGTATAGGTGCATAGAGCGGCTCTACGCTCATATTGTCGCGCAACAGGTCGAGCAGTCCTCCGCGTGAGATGAACCGCTTGCCGTTGAACACTATGGCAAGCCCGGTGTTGAGATAGGTGTAGTTCTTGACGAGAGGAACGATGTACTTTTCCTGGAACTGGAAATCACGGAATATCGATACATCGGGGGTGAACCGCACGAGTGTGCCGTCAGGGTCATCGGTGCTCTCAAGCCGGCTCTCCTCAATGATTTCCCCTCTGCTGTAACTGACGCTCTTGGACTGGCCGTCACGCACGCTTCGTATGAAGAATTCGGTTGACAGTGCGTTTACAGCCTTGATGCCGACTCCGTTCAGTCCGACTGATTTCTTGAATGCCTTAGAGTCATATTTTGCTCCGGTATTCATTTTTGACGATACGTCGACAACCTTTCCCAAGGGGATGCCGCGTCCGTAGTCGCGCACGGTCACAGTACCACCCTCCACATCGAGAGTGATCTGCTTGCCGTATCCCATCATGAACTCGTCGATACCGTTGTCGAGCACCTCTTTGATGAGCACATATATGCCGTCGTCGAAGTTGGAACCGTCGCCGAGCTTGCCTATGTACATGCCGGGACGGCGGCGTATGTGCTCCTTCCAGTCGAGTGTGCGTATTTCGTCCTCGCTGTAGCCGGTCACCTCCGCTTCTGCTTCGGTTGTGCTGTCGAGGTCGTTGTCAGTACCGGTATCCTCCGGTGCGGTGAATAAATCGTCGTTGTTGAAAGTATCCTCAGTCATAGTACGCAAAGGTACTAATTTTTTTGAAGAAAGGAAAATTAAAGAGCCAAGGGCTTTGGAGTGGTGCCGCTCATTCCGTTTTGGTGTCTTCCCAGAGGTACATGCGGTCGGACGGACGGATCTTGCGTGGCACTTTCATGGAGAAACTGTCACCCTTGCGCACAGTCTGCACAGGGTCGTACTCAAGCCGTAGTTCGTCGACTTTCATTATGATTGCACCTGTGTCGGTGCCTGTGATCACGATCTCATCTCCGGGATGCAGCTCGCCTGCTTCCATAAGGAATTCTCCGACTCCGAGTTTCGGGAAATATCGTACCCCCTTGGCTATGTAACGCTTCACTTTAGTGGCTGAGGAGCCATACTTGGATGACCATTCGCCTAAACGCTGTCCCATGTAGTATCCGTCCCAGAAGCCGCGGTTGAATACACGTGACAGTGATTCGTTCCAATGAGCTATCTTTTCATCGGTGAATGATCCGTCGCATATGGACTGTATTGCTTCGGAATAGGCCTGTACCGTCAGTGCCACATACTCCGGACCGCGTGCCCTGCCTTCGATCTTGAACACGCTTACCCCCGCATCTATCATTTTGTTAAGGAAATGGATAGTCTTGAGGTCCTTGGGCGACATTATATATTTGTTCTCAATCTCAAGCTGGTCACCGGTCTCGATGTCGGTGACACGG
The sequence above is drawn from the Duncaniella freteri genome and encodes:
- a CDS encoding toprim domain-containing protein is translated as MTEDTFNNDDLFTAPEDTGTDNDLDSTTEAEAEVTGYSEDEIRTLDWKEHIRRRPGMYIGKLGDGSNFDDGIYVLIKEVLDNGIDEFMMGYGKQITLDVEGGTVTVRDYGRGIPLGKVVDVSSKMNTGAKYDSKAFKKSVGLNGVGIKAVNALSTEFFIRSVRDGQSKSVSYSRGEIIEESRLESTDDPDGTLVRFTPDVSIFRDFQFQEKYIVPLVKNYTYLNTGLAIVFNGKRFISRGGLLDLLRDNMSVEPLYAPIHLKGDDIEITVTHANQRGEEYYSFVNGQHTTQGGTHLTAFKEAASRTMKEYFKRDFDYSDIRNGMIAAISIKVEEPVFESQTKTKLGSRDVGPEGPTVAKFVGDFIKTELDNYLHRNTDVADIILKKVQESERERKAMAGVTKLAREKAKKVNLHNKKLLDCRIHFNDPKGDEEKKRASSIFITEGDSAAGSITKIRNVETQAVFSLRGKPKNSYGVPAKILYENDEFNLLQAALNIEEGIDGLRYNNVIIATDADVDGMHIRLLLLTFFLQFFPDMIKKGHLYVLQTPLFRVRNSKTAKRGGRNKNAANEETYYCYTDEERVAAINKLGDNAEITRFKGLGEISPDEFRGFIGPDMRVDRVTLRKEDAVDELLEFYMGKNTMERQNFIIDNLVVEDDSHLNSEDLQD